The following are encoded together in the Aerococcus mictus genome:
- a CDS encoding alpha/beta fold hydrolase: MEGAFTVNFTRIERIPLVEIYSQEQESKDIVIGYHGYKLNKEALIKQGLIYAASGFHVFLPDAPLHGDRQIDPFPETSIKIMPGIIVQSFTEFPRLLAAIQERQAVDRVFVYGASMGGIMAAMIGTAYAERLSGLAIHIAGINLEDQMKRIYGDRYPEELDSEALEIILANSPTAHPDQFLSRPVYIFNGGSDDAEILAFNQRDIQELKADFPQARLEWTVLDEVGHRVPSQISRQTAAFFQSSF; this comes from the coding sequence ATGGAAGGCGCCTTTACTGTGAATTTTACCCGGATTGAAAGGATTCCTCTGGTGGAGATCTATTCACAAGAACAAGAATCTAAAGATATTGTGATTGGCTATCACGGGTATAAATTGAATAAGGAAGCTTTGATTAAACAAGGATTGATCTACGCTGCCAGCGGTTTCCATGTCTTCCTGCCCGATGCGCCCCTCCACGGTGACCGCCAAATTGATCCCTTCCCCGAGACTTCTATTAAGATTATGCCCGGAATTATCGTGCAGAGTTTTACCGAGTTTCCCCGTTTACTGGCTGCGATTCAAGAGCGTCAGGCGGTTGACCGGGTCTTTGTCTATGGGGCCTCTATGGGTGGCATTATGGCTGCCATGATCGGGACGGCATACGCGGAGCGATTAAGTGGGTTAGCTATTCACATTGCTGGGATTAATTTAGAGGACCAGATGAAAAGAATTTACGGTGACCGCTATCCTGAGGAGTTGGATTCAGAAGCTTTGGAAATTATCCTAGCAAACAGTCCGACCGCTCATCCGGACCAATTTTTAAGCCGGCCGGTCTATATCTTTAATGGCGGTTCTGATGATGCTGAAATCTTGGCATTCAACCAGCGCGATATTCAAGAGTTAAAGGCTGATTTTCCCCAAGCCCGCTTGGAATGGACGGTTTTAGATGAAGTCGGCCACCGGGTACCGAGTCAAATCAGCAGGCAAACGGCAGCATTCTTTCAGTCTAGTTTCTAA
- a CDS encoding methylated-DNA--[protein]-cysteine S-methyltransferase, with product MLFTWTYSTPKVFDDIILRSDGQALTGLYFAGSKDASRLNQENAKKTSRPFQESIVWLDAYFSGENPQFIPKFRLQDPTPFRQEVAEIMLRIPYGQVMTYQEIADKIARKRHIASMSAQAVGGAVGWNPICLIIPCHRVVGKDKKLTGYAGGLENKYQLLKLEGQDMRQFTWPKGGHK from the coding sequence TTGCTTTTTACCTGGACTTATTCCACCCCCAAAGTCTTCGATGATATTATCCTAAGAAGTGATGGTCAAGCCTTGACGGGGCTTTATTTTGCGGGGTCAAAGGATGCTAGCAGACTTAATCAAGAAAACGCTAAAAAAACCAGCCGACCTTTCCAAGAAAGTATCGTCTGGTTAGATGCTTATTTTTCTGGAGAAAATCCTCAATTTATCCCTAAATTTCGGCTCCAAGACCCTACGCCTTTCCGCCAAGAGGTAGCGGAGATCATGCTAAGAATTCCCTACGGCCAAGTCATGACCTACCAGGAAATTGCGGATAAGATTGCTAGAAAGCGTCACATCGCAAGCATGTCGGCCCAAGCGGTGGGTGGGGCGGTCGGTTGGAACCCAATTTGCCTGATCATTCCCTGTCACCGGGTAGTGGGCAAGGATAAGAAACTCACCGGCTATGCTGGTGGCTTAGAGAATAAATACCAACTGCTCAAGTTAGAAGGCCAGGATATGCGTCAATTTACCTGGCCCAAAGGAGGTCATAAGTGA
- a CDS encoding FecCD family ABC transporter permease, which translates to MIKRSRSRWLLFLFLLLVLAIFALIGMRLGSIPVNLEDILSSFTGQATKRGQILWSIRYPRIAITLLAGLNLGLSGLLIQSVLKNPITDSNILGINAGASLLAVVILILFPEQTAMVPLFAFVGGVGAFLLVGLLAFQSSYSSIRIVLTGLAIRSVLGGLQSVIVTMNSDRLHGAILWLNGNLSGHSWQDILLLFLYALPAYLCLFFIHPKMDLLQLEDGLIHSLGYPPKVIALMVALVGVYLAAITVSFVGMIGFVGLIIPHVARLLVGGKHSRLIPFTGILGAILLILADTLSRTIIAPLEIPIGTTMSLIGGPFFLYLLYRQSTRR; encoded by the coding sequence GTGATTAAACGAAGCAGAAGTCGCTGGCTTCTCTTTCTGTTTTTATTGCTGGTACTAGCTATCTTTGCCCTGATTGGTATGCGGCTAGGGAGTATCCCCGTCAATCTGGAAGACATCTTATCCAGTTTCACCGGCCAAGCCACTAAGCGGGGACAGATTCTCTGGAGTATCCGTTATCCCCGAATCGCCATTACCCTCCTAGCAGGATTAAACCTGGGACTTTCCGGTCTACTGATCCAGAGCGTCCTCAAAAATCCGATCACCGATAGCAATATCCTAGGGATTAACGCCGGCGCCAGCTTGCTGGCAGTGGTGATTTTGATCCTATTCCCGGAGCAGACCGCCATGGTGCCCCTCTTCGCCTTTGTCGGCGGGGTGGGAGCCTTTCTTCTGGTGGGTCTCTTGGCTTTTCAGTCATCCTACTCTTCGATACGGATTGTCCTGACGGGTCTAGCCATCCGCTCAGTTTTAGGCGGCTTGCAAAGCGTTATCGTTACCATGAATAGTGACCGCCTCCATGGGGCCATCCTCTGGTTAAACGGTAATCTCAGTGGCCATAGTTGGCAAGACATTCTCCTGCTCTTCCTCTATGCCCTCCCCGCTTATCTCTGTCTTTTCTTCATCCATCCCAAGATGGACTTACTCCAATTAGAAGATGGACTGATTCATTCCCTAGGTTACCCCCCCAAGGTCATCGCCTTAATGGTGGCGCTGGTGGGCGTTTATCTGGCTGCCATTACGGTTTCCTTTGTGGGGATGATCGGCTTTGTGGGTTTAATTATCCCCCATGTGGCCCGTTTACTGGTTGGTGGCAAGCATAGTCGCCTGATCCCCTTTACCGGGATCCTGGGGGCGATTTTACTTATTCTGGCCGATACCCTATCGCGGACGATCATCGCTCCATTGGAAATTCCTATTGGGACCACCATGTCCTTAATTGGAGGACCTTTCTTCCTCTACCTGCTTTACCGCCAATCGACTCGGAGGTGA
- a CDS encoding DNA-3-methyladenine glycosylase I — protein MQRCHWCNLANPLYINYHDQEWGVANFQDDYLFEMLILESFQAGLSWETILNKRSAFRQAYDHFDVSKLAQYGEDKVQELLANEKIIRHQAKIRASIQNARVFRRIQEEYGSFYAYLCCFTQDQRRVELGRTTSPLSDAIAKDLKKRGMAFVGPTIIYSYLQACGIIYSHEKDCFLYRAEI, from the coding sequence ATGCAACGCTGCCATTGGTGCAATTTAGCTAATCCCTTATACATCAATTACCATGACCAGGAATGGGGTGTGGCTAACTTCCAGGATGATTATCTTTTTGAAATGTTGATTTTAGAATCCTTTCAAGCCGGACTTTCCTGGGAAACCATTTTAAACAAGAGATCAGCCTTCCGCCAGGCCTATGACCACTTCGATGTCAGTAAGTTGGCCCAATATGGTGAGGACAAAGTGCAAGAATTACTAGCTAATGAGAAAATCATCCGCCACCAAGCCAAAATTAGGGCCAGTATTCAAAATGCCCGAGTCTTTCGAAGGATTCAGGAAGAATACGGCTCCTTTTATGCCTATTTATGCTGTTTTACCCAAGACCAACGACGCGTGGAGTTAGGAAGAACTACTAGTCCTTTATCAGATGCTATTGCTAAAGACCTCAAAAAGAGGGGGATGGCCTTTGTCGGTCCCACCATTATCTACTCTTATCTCCAAGCCTGCGGAATCATTTATTCCCACGAGAAGGATTGCTTTCTCTATCGAGCTGAAATCTAA
- a CDS encoding SPFH domain-containing protein, translating into MTETVLTGKKNGMTVLITYIIGLVLAAILLILQVHPLVNLLAIAYLALAWLILFGLKVLSPQESLVLTLFGRYIGTLKGEGFYFVNPFCQAINPAAGTYLGQSGDVRKAEKKSAKDQNGMEISLGPSKKISLKAMTLNNSKQKINDYLGNPVEIGIAVIWRVSDTAKAVFNVDNYKEYLSLQTDSALRNIIRQYPYDVNPQFEIDTTGDGEPDDGSLRGSSEIVALRIKEEIQNRVDFAGLEIVEARITHLSYAPEIAAAMLQRQQASALIDARAMIVDGAVGMVEMALDKLEDKQVVDLDEERKAAMVSNLLVVLCGNSEVSPIVNSGSLY; encoded by the coding sequence ATTACGGAAACTGTTTTAACCGGTAAGAAAAACGGGATGACCGTACTGATCACTTATATTATCGGTCTTGTCCTCGCTGCCATCCTCCTGATCCTCCAAGTACATCCCCTAGTTAACCTACTAGCGATCGCCTACCTGGCCTTAGCCTGGTTAATTCTCTTTGGACTTAAAGTGTTAAGCCCACAGGAATCATTAGTTTTGACCCTTTTTGGTAGATATATTGGTACCCTTAAGGGCGAAGGTTTTTACTTTGTTAACCCCTTCTGCCAAGCCATCAATCCCGCGGCCGGCACCTATCTCGGTCAAAGTGGAGACGTCCGAAAAGCCGAAAAGAAGTCGGCCAAAGATCAAAATGGAATGGAAATTTCGCTTGGCCCTAGCAAGAAAATCTCCCTCAAAGCCATGACCTTAAATAACAGTAAGCAAAAAATTAATGACTACTTGGGGAACCCGGTTGAAATTGGCATTGCTGTCATTTGGCGGGTGAGTGACACCGCTAAGGCCGTTTTCAATGTTGACAATTATAAAGAATACCTGTCCTTACAAACCGATTCTGCCCTCCGTAACATTATTCGCCAATATCCATATGATGTGAATCCACAATTTGAAATTGATACCACCGGGGATGGTGAACCCGATGACGGGTCCCTGCGTGGGTCGAGTGAAATTGTTGCCCTTAGAATTAAGGAAGAAATCCAAAATCGGGTGGACTTTGCCGGGTTGGAAATTGTCGAAGCCCGCATCACCCATCTCTCCTATGCGCCTGAAATCGCCGCAGCCATGCTACAACGACAACAAGCTTCTGCCCTCATTGATGCCCGGGCTATGATCGTTGATGGCGCGGTTGGCATGGTAGAGATGGCTCTGGACAAGCTTGAAGACAAGCAAGTCGTCGACTTAGATGAGGAACGCAAGGCAGCCATGGTTTCCAACCTCTTAGTCGTGCTCTGTGGCAATAGCGAAGTCTCCCCCATCGTGAACTCAGGAAGTCTTTACTAA
- a CDS encoding ABC transporter ATP-binding protein, with the protein MSHISLTVKAGSVTGLIGPNGSGKTTLFDCLNGRKTLASGQVIFEGEDLQDIPLKERAKKIAVVQQSHRNQLLLSVRDIVSLGRSPYQSWLTSSSKADQDIVDRVLDMVGLSDYRDKQLQELSGGQRQLVWLALALAQEPDLLFLDEPTTYLDIRNQIHFLNLISQLNKEEGLTVVMILHDLNQVLRYCDYAYLLSAGELVAGGKPADVLSQTTIKETYQVQSDRLYHPKGHFVLDFY; encoded by the coding sequence TTGAGTCATATTTCACTGACTGTTAAAGCGGGAAGTGTTACCGGATTAATCGGTCCTAACGGGTCAGGCAAGACCACCCTCTTTGACTGCTTGAATGGGCGCAAGACTCTAGCAAGCGGCCAGGTCATTTTTGAGGGAGAAGACTTGCAAGATATCCCCTTAAAAGAACGGGCCAAAAAGATTGCCGTAGTCCAACAAAGCCACCGCAACCAGCTCTTGCTTTCGGTTAGGGATATTGTTAGCCTGGGAAGGAGCCCCTACCAGTCTTGGTTGACCTCATCCTCAAAGGCCGACCAAGATATTGTCGACCGCGTGCTTGACATGGTCGGTTTAAGTGATTATCGCGATAAACAGCTCCAGGAACTCTCGGGCGGTCAGCGGCAGTTAGTCTGGCTGGCCCTCGCCCTGGCCCAAGAGCCTGACCTCCTCTTTCTCGATGAACCAACGACCTACCTGGACATCCGCAATCAAATTCACTTCCTGAATCTGATTAGTCAACTCAATAAGGAAGAAGGTCTCACAGTGGTTATGATCCTCCACGACCTCAACCAGGTCCTCCGCTACTGCGATTATGCCTATCTGCTCTCAGCAGGTGAATTAGTCGCCGGCGGAAAGCCTGCTGATGTCCTCAGCCAAACCACCATTAAAGAGACCTACCAAGTCCAATCTGACCGTCTCTATCACCCCAAAGGTCACTTTGTTTTAGACTTTTATTAA
- a CDS encoding ABC transporter substrate-binding protein has protein sequence MRKKLQITLTALTSLALLAACSNGGNGNDDQATSSEQSEEVASQDSQAEAPKENEESAEKADWSEEQPALVAGTLSLAEMTNALDIPLVGVTSHAPEQLPEAYRDLPKVGSGPKIDLETLAATEADYYLNNKKLEGMTRQQVEGTGVEPVYFDYTRYDDVKQTLLDIGKLAGRQDKAQSIVDDINAKEEEVLKGTEDLNGKTFVIIFNSEEGSSVASDDSYLASILEKFGLKNIADGSLEAGSDVITDGSLVNFSSEAIIDADPDYIISYSLSNIFNLKNKGTADENTSQEQIEAELQKPIWQETKAGKNNHIISLTSNDISINGGLGLADDLATVKKALLGED, from the coding sequence ATGAGAAAGAAATTACAGATAACGTTAACTGCTCTTACATCCTTGGCGCTTTTAGCCGCTTGTTCAAACGGCGGCAATGGTAATGACGACCAAGCCACTTCCTCTGAGCAAAGCGAAGAAGTCGCTAGCCAAGACTCCCAAGCAGAGGCTCCTAAAGAAAATGAAGAGTCAGCCGAAAAAGCTGACTGGAGCGAAGAACAACCTGCCCTAGTAGCTGGGACCCTCTCCTTAGCGGAAATGACCAATGCCTTAGATATTCCCCTGGTTGGGGTCACCTCCCACGCCCCTGAACAATTACCTGAAGCCTACCGTGACCTTCCTAAAGTCGGTAGCGGGCCTAAAATTGACTTAGAAACCTTGGCTGCAACCGAGGCGGACTATTACTTGAATAACAAGAAACTGGAAGGCATGACCCGCCAACAAGTGGAGGGGACTGGGGTTGAACCGGTTTACTTTGACTATACCCGCTATGATGACGTCAAACAGACCCTCTTAGACATTGGTAAATTAGCCGGCCGCCAAGACAAGGCCCAAAGTATTGTAGATGACATCAATGCTAAAGAAGAAGAAGTCTTAAAAGGCACCGAAGACTTGAACGGAAAAACCTTCGTCATTATCTTTAACTCCGAAGAAGGCAGTTCGGTAGCCTCTGACGACAGCTACCTAGCTTCTATTTTAGAAAAATTCGGCCTCAAGAATATTGCTGACGGATCCCTGGAAGCTGGAAGCGACGTGATTACTGATGGTAGTCTGGTAAACTTCTCCTCTGAAGCCATCATCGACGCTGACCCTGACTACATTATTAGCTATTCTCTCTCCAATATCTTTAACTTAAAGAATAAGGGTACCGCTGACGAAAACACTTCCCAAGAACAAATTGAAGCAGAATTACAAAAACCTATCTGGCAAGAAACCAAAGCAGGTAAAAACAACCATATCATTTCTCTAACCTCTAACGACATTAGCATCAATGGGGGTTTAGGCTTAGCTGATGACCTCGCAACCGTTAAGAAAGCCCTCTTAGGAGAAGATTAG
- a CDS encoding PTS ascorbate transporter subunit IIC, producing MAKKQVPLRISQKLYEQLAAWAEDDFRSLNGQIEYLLTECVKQRKKDGKYVSETMNDRIDLDIE from the coding sequence ATGGCTAAGAAACAAGTCCCGCTCCGCATTTCGCAAAAGCTCTATGAGCAATTAGCTGCCTGGGCCGAGGATGACTTTCGCTCCCTTAACGGGCAAATCGAATACCTGCTTACCGAATGTGTCAAGCAGCGTAAGAAAGACGGCAAATATGTTAGCGAAACCATGAACGACCGCATCGATTTGGATATTGAATAA